TGAATTACTTAAACGGACTCGGGACAAAGATAATCAGGACTTAGACAGCGCATTGATGATCACTATGATGGGTATTGCGGCTGGACTAAGAAATACGGGTTAATTTCATTTGCTGCAATAGCAGTTTTATTCCCTCATAACAAAAACCAATCCTATAGGGCTGGTTTTTTTATTTTATCTAGTTTTTTATGGTTGTTTTGTTGACATCAATTCTTAATTAACTAGAATCCCCTGCTACCTTGTAAACGCGCTTATCACTAATTAAGGCAATAGTCAGAGGCTGAAATGTCAACGCTTTCAACCAGTATCACATATGATGAAACCACAACCCTGATCATGATGACCCTCAGAGGTAAAGCGGGGGTAGATGATGTTGTTAATGCCTACAGGGCAGCGAACAATTATGCTTCAAAACACCAGAGTAGTAAGTTGTTGGTAGATGTTTCTGAGTTGGAGCACCGATTTGCAGCAATAGATGTGGTTAATATCATGCCAAAAGTCGCACATCAGGTTAAAAACATGCAGATTGCACGAGTGGTTGGTATTGAAGGGTTTATGCATGATCTATTTTTACAAAAGGTACAGCGATTTGGCATCAACGCGGAGAATTTCGAGTGCTTTAAAAGTGCTAAGGAATGGTTGAGTAAAAGCTGATTCAGGCGTAAACTGGTCTGCCATGAAACAAGCGCAAAACAGCGCTGTACAGGCGCGAGCCTGTGCGAATAATAACGATATATGGCAGATACTGACAACAAGCTAATTCCTTCCGTTCTGGAAGCGTGTAAAACCGCCAACGGCGTGTTAAATTCCGAACTTCAAACTTACATTCAGGGCTTATTGGGTTGTAATAAAGCTCAGCTAGGACAGGCGTTGTTGCCCTATGCAGCAAGCTTTGCTCAGGCCCCCATCTCTTCTTTTCTGGTCGGTGCAGTAGCATACGATAAACACAGCGATCATTATTTCCTGGGTGCTAACCTGGAGTTTTCGCACCGGGCGCTGTCTTTGGTGGTGCATGCCGAGCAAGCTGCTATTAACAACGCGTGGCTAAATGGTGCTAAGGAAATCACCAGTCTGGATATCACCGCTGCCCCATGTGGCTACTGTCGCCAGTTTATGAATGAATTAAGTAATGCAAAACAGTTGAAAATCACCTTGCCAACGGGAGAGACGACGCTATCGCAACTACTGCCGGGAGACTTTGGGCCCACAGATTTAGGTAACCAGGAATCACTATTTGACAGTGCGCCGATTGCTATCAATAAGGTGGATGAGCTGTCTGATACGCTGGTCAGTCACCTTAGCCAAGTTTATGCACCGTACACCAACAATATAGCAGCGGCTGAGTTAGTGATGGAAAACGGCAAGCGTTTTTATGGTCGTTATGTTGAAAATGCTGCATACAGTCCAAGTTTATCACCGATGCAAAGTGCACTGAGCCAGTTGGCTATGAGTGGTGAAATCCTAGCCGAGGCTAAGCTGGAACGGGCAACTTTGGTGGAAACAAAAGGAAGAGAAAATCAGCGCGCGGTGACAGAAGCGGTAATAAGCAGCTTTAACGAAACGCTAAAGCTACATTATTATCTGATAGAATCAAAGCAGGCTTAAGCCTGCTTTGCTTTGTCCAGTACCAGTTCAGCGGCTTTGATGACGACAGAGACCGCATTTTTTTCAACCATCTGATGATCCACGTTCGGGATTTCCTGACGGGTACGGTTAACCAGTACGCCTGCAACACAGGCTGCTTTTAGTCCCAGCGCAGCACACATGGTAAACAGGGTAGCTGATTCCATTTCATAGTTCATAACATTGAGCTTTTGCCATTCTTCGCACGAGCCCTGAAATGCTTTAGGTACATATCCTGAGTAGGTATCATATCGTTCCTGGCCCGGATAGAAAGTATCGCTCGAAGCGGTAATGCCCGTGTGATAGGTGACACCCATGTGTTCACATGCCTCGACCATGGCGGCGGTACAGTGGAAGTCAGAAACAGCCGGGTAGGCAAGAGGTGCGAAGTGCTGGCTGGCACCATCAAGGCGTACAGAGGCTGTGCTGACCAGAATATCACCTTCGTTAATATGTGGCTGGATAGCGCCAGTGGTACCAATACGAAGGAAGGTATTTACACCCAGTTGAGCCAGCTCTTCAATAGCAATCGAAGTCGAAGGTCCACCAATACCAGTTGAGCAAATCACGATGGATTGGCCTTTGATATCGCCAAGATACACATGAAATTCTCGGGTTTGAGCCAGACATTTGGGGTTGTCGAGTTGCGAAGCAATACGCTCTGAACGTTTAGGGTCGCCAGGTACGATAGCCAGTGTTGCACCGTTGAGATCTGCTTTTGAAAGACCCAGGTGAAATACCTTTTCCATATATAAACCTTGTATAGTTCTAAAGCCCAATGGTCAATTTTACCTGCATTTAAGTACAGGACGAATGTCCTTATATTGATCTTTGAGCATGACAAATGTGTTTTTTACTTTAAATCCTATAAATGCTCTGGATAAATTGCTAATTTGAGGTGTATTGGCATCTTAAACAATAGGTTGCTCACTAATATCATACAAAGATACTAGCGCGAAACAGCGCCGTTTGTAACCTAAGGTATCATTCAAATTAACCAATTGCTTGCAACATTGTCGACTGTCTTCTAAACCTTAATAAGGAGAAGCAAATGGGGAATACCTACAATGCCTACAACACAATCGATAGACAAGCACACCGAGTTTGCCCGCTGTTTTGAAAGCAACAAGTTAAGCCCCTTAGTGGCTTTTCACTGGCTCGCATTGGCGTTCAAAGACATTGCCAGAGCACCTTTACTCAGTCTTATATATGGACTGGTTTTCACAACAATACCTGCTGCGATTATGTGGCTGGCATTTGAAGTTGATTCACACCTTGTGATCTTACCCGCCGCCGTTGCATTTGCATTGATTGGCCCCGCATTTGCCGCTGGCCTTTATGATGTAGCCTGGGAGCTGGAAAAAGGCCACAAGCCAACGCTCGGTCATAGCCTCAAATCTATGTTCAGAAATCCTGCAGGAGAATGGGGATTCGCTATTTTACTTATGGTGATAATGATTGTCTGGATGCGCCTGGCTGCGCTCATTCATGCGCTCTACCCCAATGTGCCAAACCCCAACTTTGAGCAATTATCGGCATTCCTTGGGTTAGGAACCTTGGTAGGGGGTATATTGGTTGTGACTGTGTTCGCCATTTCTGCGTTCACGCCACAGATAATGATGGAGCGTCGGGTCGACATTATGACTGCCGTGGTTTCGTCAATCCACGCAGTGAGATCCAATGCTGCGGCGATGATTGTATGGGGCGCGACGATTGGTGTTTTGGTTATCGTAGGCTTCTTAACGGGCACGGCCGGGTTTATCGTGATAATGCCGTTACTCGCCTATGCAAGTTGGCATGGTTACATTGCAACGATAAAAACCAAAAAACCCAGAAAATACGAATAAGCAAACACTTAGCCTGCATATTCAACCGCTTTGGCAAACTTCGGTGGTGCCAGAGCGGTTGACTTATCTCCCAGCCATGTTATACCGACACCAGCACAGTATATTTTAGCGTTTTAAAGTCCACTTTATATTCGTAACTCATTGAAAGCTATGGCTTTGATGTTTTTGTTGTGAAAGGTGTTTGATATTTTTAGGGAATTTTCCCTGTCTATTCAGTGAACCTGGCAATAAATCCGTGAGTAACGGCGTGGCATGTTTATGCAGTTGACTGAGGAGGTCTCAATGAGTGATAGCAAAGCAAAATTTCATCAGAAAATAGAAAACTGTCTGTGTCCGCCGGGAGATGGCGTGTTTACCGTTAACACGGCAAAAGAAAGAAAAGCGGCGTTACGCGAAAAACTCTACGGGCAGACTGAAAACATTGAGCCTCTGTGGAAAGCGTCATTAAATGCACTGGGTGAAAGTGAGCACAAAGCCGCTATTTTGGGGATCAGCTCTGACTGTGGTGGTGGGATCCTGAGAGGCGCGAACTGGGGTCCGTTATTCCTTCGCTCAACATTGCTTACTCAGCAGCCACAAGTGAGTGCGTTTGATCTGGGTGATGTGCGTGTTATCCCTCACCTATTGCATGATAAATATCTGAACGAAGGGACAATCAGCAACTGCCAAAAGGCGCTCTACCAGGACGAAAATAGCGATTACCATGTATCTCCTTTGTCTATTACAGAGGATGTTTGTGATGGCTTTTACGCAAATTATCCTGACAAAGGCATTTTTGGTATCGGCGGCGACCACTCAATTAGCTATCCGTTGACCAAAGCCTACCTTAAGGCGAAACGTGATCAGGGTAAACGCACTGCGATTATTCACTTTGATGCACACACTGATCTGCTGGTAGAGCGATTGGGTATTGATCTGTGCTTTGGCTCATGGTGTACACACATTCTGGAGTTTTTGCCAGCGCCGCACCATTTGATCCAGTTTGGGATCCGCTCAAGTGGCAAGAGCAAACAGCATTGGGAGTCAACATTCGGTGTTAAGCAGCACTGGGCCAATGAGATCCGTGAGCAAGGCGCTGAGGCCATTGTGGCGCAAGTGATTGAGCAGCTGAAGGAAGACAAGGTTGACGAGCTGTACGTGAGTTTTGATATTGATGCGTTGGATGAGCAGTTTGCTGCGGCAACGGGCACACCAGAATCAGGAGGTATGACGCCGGATGAGGCAATGACAATACTGACGGCTCTGAGCAAAGAGTTTCCTATCACAGGTGCTGATATGATGGAGATTGCCCCATTTACGGATAGCTCGCTGGCTGGGTTGTCCAGCTCAGAAACGACGCTCCGTGAAGGCGCTAAGTTATCAGCTTTTCTGATTGACGCCATCAACAAAGGCTAATTACACGCACAAAGAGGGCGCCAGGCCCTCTTTGTGGCCGCATATCATGCGCATTTATGCTATCTCATCAAAAATTTACCTACTTTTATATTCACAGTATCCGAATATTTTCCTATATTAAAAATTGCATTCTGAATCGATCATAAGGAGCGATGCTTGGTACGCTGGTTTGTTTTTTTGTGGCTGGCTTTAGGTAATGCGAGCGTATCTGCTTATACACTGACTCTGGTAACTGAGAACTTCGCACATTTTCAGTATGTGAACGGAGAGGGTGAGCTGACGGGTCATGCTGCTGAGAAAGTGATTGCTGTGCTCAATGAGGCGCAAATAGACTATCGTATCTCTGTTGATAACTGGAGTAGTTCCTACAACAGTGCTAAGCGCGATCCTAATACCTGCATTTTTTCTATTGCCAAAAGTGAGCAACGTAATGCCTTATTTAACTGGGTGTTTCCCATTGGTGCCTTTACGACCTCATTTTATGCCTTAAAGACCGCAAACATCAGTATCGACTCTCTCGATCAAGCCAGACAGTATAAAATTGCGGTGATACGTGACAACTTTAGCCACCAGTATCTTAAAAGTCAGGGGTTTGTTGAAGGCCAACAATTGCTATTGATCCAATCTTTCGATCGTGTATTTCAGCTTCTTGCGACGCGCCGGAATATTGTTGACCTGGTCATTTTGAGTGATGCGCAATTTGAGCATAAGAGCAAGAGTGAACCTATGAGTAGTGAACTCGAACCGGTTATGACAATAGATAACATGAACACTCAGCTTTATTTCGCGTGTAATAAGAAAGTGCCGACACGGATAATCAGCCGGATTCAGGCAGCATACAAGCGTTTATACTAAGGCTTTTTAATCTCTGGCCAACTGAAGCCATGGAAGGTGTCCAAATACAGCGCCTCCACCTTGTCTCTTGCCCATGGCGTTTTACGCAGAAATTTGAGACTGGACTTCACTGAAGGGTCCTTTTTGAAACAATTGATATCCACTGCCTCTGCCATGGCTTGCCAACCGAGTTGCTCAACCAAGCGTTCTACGATGTCCTGAAGTTTGACCCCATGCAAAGGGTTATTGGGTTGTGATCCACTCATACTGCTTTGTTCGCTTAATTAAAGAGACTAGTGTACCCTGATTTTACCTTTCATTTCTACTCTGATTGGTTCGCCCTTGTCGTCCAGCTTAAGCCATATCAGCGGGCTTTGCGGCTGGTTTTTATAGCGATGAGTACAGACATACAACATTTCGGCTTGTTTGATTACTGCGCCCTCCGTATAACGAAGATCCTGATACCAGCACACCGCCTGTAATTGCTCGAGGTAGAGATTCGTCTCGTTGCCGTAGGCTACACCTTTGAGTGGAATCAATAAAATTGTAAATAAAAAGCAAATTAGCTTATTTTTCATGGCATAACTCCAAGTTCGAGCTAAATTTAAGGGGGTAAAGCTAATGTACTATACACCTTAGCTATTGGTAATGTGCTGACACCCTTTTTTTTTGGGGTTGTCAGTTGTTGTAATACATGCAGAAGTCGGGCCTATTTTATGGTCTCAGGAGGGAATATGGCATTTGATGAAAAACTAATGGCTGAGCTGGAACTACTGGTGAAATTTCCACGTAGTAGCTTGCATCAGGGGATAAAAATACACAAAAATGCAGATCAGGATATTCTATCGGCAGCTGAGCGGTTATATGCCAAAGGGGTGATTGATCAGCCTGACGGGGGTTATCTAACAGATCTCGGGCACGATTTGTTGGTGCACTTAGACCAAGTGCACAGTGCACTTAAATAGTTGGACCAGCGGTATCAGGAGCGTATTCTTAACGCTCCTGAAGCCGTTTTTACTTAGGTGCGTCGGCTTGGTGTTCCGGTGCCGCATCATTAAACGCAGGCAGTGTATTACAGTGTTCGTAGATACGTGCAATTTTAGGGAAATCGTTCATATCGACTTTGAAGCGCAAAGCATTATAAACCTGAGGTACCAGGCAAACATCAGCAAGCGTTGGCTTATCACCGAAACAAAACAGGCTGTCACCAAGCATTACCTCTAACTTCTTGAATCCTTCAATTACCCAATGACGATACCAGGTGTTTTTTTGCTCATCTGATACAGATAGCTCGTTGCTCAGGTATTTTAGTACTCTGAGGTTGTCGATCGGATGAATATCGCAAGCAATAGCGTAACAGAAGTTGCGCACTTGTGCTTTTTCCCAGCTATCAGCAGGCAGTAATGGAGCAGCTTCATAAGCTTCTTCCAGCCATTCCAGAATAGCCAATGATTGAGCCAGCACGCCCTGATCTGTTTCCAGCGCAGGCAGTAGTCCCTGATTGTTTTTACTCAGATAGTCGGTACCTTGTTGTTCTGATTTTAGCAGGTTAACCGGTATTAATTCATGATCTAGTTCTTTTAGGTTGAGTGCAATTCGCACACGATATGCGGCAGAAGAGCGAAAATAAGTATACAGTTTCATGTTTGGTCCTTTTGTTCACGACGTTGGCTCTGCTATAAAATAGCCTGCTCAGTATTGAGGTCGAATAAAATACGATGAAAAGCGGGCATTGAGCCCGCTTAATCTGTCATATGTTATTTACCAATTATTTTATGCACCTTTGTAGTACTTTTTGATGCCTTTCCAGCAATCAAGGTAATTTGGCTGGCGCTCTTTACCTTCCAGTGCGTACTTGGTCGGAGAAATGACGTAACGCGATTCAAACATGAACGCCAGTGTATTTTCATAACGTTGTGGCTCAAGTTCTGCATTCGACGCTTTTTCGAAAACATCAGCCTCAGGACCATGCGGCGACATACAGTTATGCAAGCTCATGCCTCCAGGTACAAAACCATGCTCTTTTGCATCATAAACACCTTCAATCAGACCCATAAACTCACTCATGATATTGCGGTGGTAGTAAGGTGGGCGGAACGTATCTTCTGCAACCATCCAGCGTGGCGGGAAGATAACAAAGTCGACGTTTGCTACACCAGGTGTACCAGAAGGTGAAGTCAGTACTGTAAAAATTGACGGATCCGGATGGTCGAAACTGACGGTGTTCATCACGTTGAAACGGGCCAGATCATATTTGTAAGGTGCACTGTTACCAGTCCAGGCAACAACATCTAACGGAGAATGTCCGATATCACAGCGGAACAGGTTACCATTGAACTTAGCGACGAGCTCGAAATCACCTTCTAAGTCTTCGAAAGAGGCAACCGGATATAGGAAGTCACGTTCGTTTGTATAGCCATTTGCGCCTACTGGCCCACGCTCAGGTAAAATATAAGGGTTACCATAGTTTTCGCAAATGTAACCACGAACTTGTTCGCTCAGTAGCTCAACGCGGAACTTAATACCGCGTGGGATTACGGCAATTTCGCCTGGCTTAATTGCCAGCTTGCCACACTCAGTGTGCAGCACCAGCTCTCCAAGCTGAGGTACAAACAGCAGCTCGCCGTCTGCGTTGTAAAAATAACGACCTTCCATAGAAGCGTTCGCAACGTAGACATGAATACCTATACCAGCCTGGCCATTCGCACTGCCGTTAGCTGCCATAGTCACTAAGCCATCGACAAAGTCTGTTTTTTCAGCCGGAACTTCAACCGGGTTCCAACGCAACATAGTTGGCGGTGTCGGGACTTCTGTGATCGGCGCTGTACGCAACAGGCCATTGTCCATAGCCTGGTAATCCCCTTGTACGACTGACGGGCGAATTCGGTAAAACCAGTTTCTGCGATTTTCAGCGCGTGGTGCTGTGAAAGCAGTGGTGTTGTACTGCTCAGCGTATAAATCATATTTTACTTTTTGTGGTGAAAACTGACCGACTGGCAGGGCACCAGGCAAGGCTTCAGTCTCAAATTCATTACCAAAACCACTCATGTACTCGAATTCTGCACTCATTTTGCATAGACTCCGTTGATGTTTTTTGTAAAGATACTCTCATGTGAGAGTATTTTCAATCTTTGGCCAATATTGATGTGTAAATTTTTATGTACAGGAATTGGGCCGGTGTACCAGGAGCTTGATAGTGGCATTTGATATTAATGAATTTCTTCCTTATCGCATGGTTCGACTGGCGAATGCCATGAGTGAAGCCTTTTCTGAAGTGTATGAGCAAGCTGGTTTGACTGTGCCTCAGTGGCGGGTACTGGTTCATTTGGCTCAGCATCCGGGTGCGACAGCTAAGCAGCTATGCGATCTGGCAAGCATGGACAAATCAACGGTGTCGCGCGCTATTAAACAGCTACAGCAACAGAGTATGTTGGTGGCGCAGCAAAGCGAGACAGATAAACGTGCGACAGAAATGCATTTGACCCCGCAAGGGGTTGCGTTGTACGAAACTTTGACGCCGGAAGCACTGGCGTGGGAAAGCAAACTGTTGAGTGAACTAAATCCCGAAGAAAAGCAGGCACTATTAATAATGATGCAAAAGCTGGAAGGGCACTTTCTCACCCGTTAAACCTGAGGTATCAATTTACATTCAGCATCAATGAATTGAAGAGGCAGAACTCTCCAATAAATGAGTTACAGAGCGCTTTTTCAGGCCTCACATGTGATATGGCTTTGCTAATTGTTGTATCACTCTGGCTTTGTTTAAATATCTTAAGCGCAAGCGATTTGATAATTACAGAGTTAAAACGAAAAAAGGTCAACCGAAGTTGACCTTTGAGATTATCTAATTACGTGTTTTAGATATTAGAAAGTGTACTTAACGCCTACACGCATTTCCCAAAGAGATGCATCTTTTTGGATTGTAGGTGAGATAGCGCCACCGTTGAAGTTAGAGTAAACGTACTTGCCGTCTACCATCTTAGCATCAACAACACGGTTACCTACGAAGCCACCTTTGTACATGGTGCCCCAGTCGTCGTTAAGTAGGTTTGTCAGGTTATCAATGACGAAGAATACTTCACCTTTGTGGCCTTCCATGAAACCAGGTAGTTCCTGAGTCACTTTGAAGTCAACCTTAGTCATCCACTTAGCGTTCTGTGAGTTACGGCTAAGAATAGTGCCGCGCTCCAGGCCTTCAGCAGCGATGAAGTCGTTGAACTCTTTCAGCTCTTCAGCTGTCATGTCGTAGCTTACGTTAGGATCGTTTTCCAGTGGAACGTACAGCAGCTGTCGACCGTCAGATGAGTTGCTATCGCCCCAGATGCCATCACTTTCATTGAATGTGAAGCTGTACGGTTGTCCTTCACTGATTTGGCCGAATAAGTTGAACTTAGTCGCATAACCATCGAAGAACTCATGCTTGTAGCCTAACTGCAAAGTAAAGCGGTGCGGTACTTCATAATCAGAAGTTGCCAGCTCTGGGCTCCAAGGGTTAGTAAGCGCGATGTTACCATAGTTAGACGACGCCGTTGAGCTGGTCATTGGCGTAATGTCTTTAGCGTCTGTGTAAGCATACGACAGGGTGAAGTTAATACCGTTTTCGTAGCGTTTTGCAACAGACAATGACATGACTTGTGACTCACCATCTGGACCTGAAACGTTAGTCAATAAGTAGTCACGTCCGCGAGGGTTGTTAGGATCACGCTCAACCATGATTGGACGGCCATCAAAGGTCGTTTCACCTGATAGCTTGTAACCGATATGACGGACGATTGCTGAGTCTTTCTTCTCAGTGTACAACCAGTCAGCACTGATAACATACTCGTTTTCTGTGGTATACGTTGCACCTAGAGAAATTTTCCATTCAGAAGGAATTTTGAAGTTAGGAGCTGTTGCGTCTACAGAACCTTTGCCGTCTTCAACTTTAGTTGCAGCAACTTTGTCGAATAGCTCTTTAGGTACGTCAAAACCAGGTGTACCGCCGTCGAAATTAGTCATTTCGTTGGCAAATAAATCGTAATAACCTATGCCTCTGTCATCATTCTTTCTGTGGCTGGTAAATACTTGTGTAGCACCATCACTAGAATATGAGTTCGACAACCATACATTCGGGTTACCACCTGAGTACAGACCGATACCACCACGTACCTCTAGAGCATCATCAACATACCAGTTGAAACCTACACGCGGTTGTAACAGGTCAACCCCATCCATGTTAGTGGTGTTAGAGAAGCCATAAATGCTTTCGTAATGTGCATTTGGAGTTGGTGTGTCGTCACTGGTGTATCTGTCGTAACGAAGACCATAAGTCAATGTTGCATCGATATCAGAGAAGCTATACTCGTCCTGAATGTAGAAGGTGTGCTGCTGGTATGAGAAGTTAGCTGCTACATCGTTAGGATCGTTTGTTGTCGCTGCGTTGTTATAGTAAACCTGCTGCGCCAAGCCCTTTTCGAAGTTTTCGATAGAGTCGAAACGGAACTCACCCTGAACGTGCTGCATGAACAGGTTGAATACGTTCAGATCTTCATACTCATAACCCGCAGTAATTGTGTGTTGGTCAAGGTAGTATGTACCTGCCAGTTTTACAGTGAAGTTATCCCAGTCAAGGTCATTCGCCTGACGAGAGTCATCCGGACCAATGTAAACTTTACCACCGTCAGCGGCAGTAACCTGGAACTCACCAAAGCCACTTGCTGCATCTAGAGATTGTTGACGCGCGTCAAGGTCTGCTTTACCAACACGGATTTCAGTTGAGAATTCGTCATTCCAGTCTGAGTAGATTGAAGTTACGATTGAGGTAAATTCTGCGCCACGCTCATAGAAGTGGTTGCTCAGAGACAGCTCACGGCTACCAGAGTCAGACTGAGAAAGTGCAAAGCCGTCATTGTAGTTGTAAACAATGTTTGCACGGTGAGAATCATTGATGTTCCAGTCAAGCTTTACTAGCAGCTTTTCATCTTCAACTGGCATGCTTGGTACCATAGTACCAGGGTCGTAGTTATAGACATTTTTGGTGATGTCGATAATACGGTTCAAGTCAGCTTGGCTAACAGTCGAATTAAGTGGGTCGTAGCTAAACTGTTGAACACCTTCAAGCTTTTCATAAGATGTGAAAAGGAAAAGCTTATCTTTCAGGATTGGCATACCAACGTTGAAACCG
The window above is part of the Pseudoalteromonas rubra genome. Proteins encoded here:
- a CDS encoding transporter substrate-binding domain-containing protein; amino-acid sequence: MVRWFVFLWLALGNASVSAYTLTLVTENFAHFQYVNGEGELTGHAAEKVIAVLNEAQIDYRISVDNWSSSYNSAKRDPNTCIFSIAKSEQRNALFNWVFPIGAFTTSFYALKTANISIDSLDQARQYKIAVIRDNFSHQYLKSQGFVEGQQLLLIQSFDRVFQLLATRRNIVDLVILSDAQFEHKSKSEPMSSELEPVMTIDNMNTQLYFACNKKVPTRIISRIQAAYKRLY
- the maiA gene encoding maleylacetoacetate isomerase gives rise to the protein MKLYTYFRSSAAYRVRIALNLKELDHELIPVNLLKSEQQGTDYLSKNNQGLLPALETDQGVLAQSLAILEWLEEAYEAAPLLPADSWEKAQVRNFCYAIACDIHPIDNLRVLKYLSNELSVSDEQKNTWYRHWVIEGFKKLEVMLGDSLFCFGDKPTLADVCLVPQVYNALRFKVDMNDFPKIARIYEHCNTLPAFNDAAPEHQADAPK
- a CDS encoding TIGR02647 family protein — translated: MAFDEKLMAELELLVKFPRSSLHQGIKIHKNADQDILSAAERLYAKGVIDQPDGGYLTDLGHDLLVHLDQVHSALK
- the cdd gene encoding cytidine deaminase, with protein sequence MADTDNKLIPSVLEACKTANGVLNSELQTYIQGLLGCNKAQLGQALLPYAASFAQAPISSFLVGAVAYDKHSDHYFLGANLEFSHRALSLVVHAEQAAINNAWLNGAKEITSLDITAAPCGYCRQFMNELSNAKQLKITLPTGETTLSQLLPGDFGPTDLGNQESLFDSAPIAINKVDELSDTLVSHLSQVYAPYTNNIAAAELVMENGKRFYGRYVENAAYSPSLSPMQSALSQLAMSGEILAEAKLERATLVETKGRENQRAVTEAVISSFNETLKLHYYLIESKQA
- a CDS encoding arginase family protein gives rise to the protein MSDSKAKFHQKIENCLCPPGDGVFTVNTAKERKAALREKLYGQTENIEPLWKASLNALGESEHKAAILGISSDCGGGILRGANWGPLFLRSTLLTQQPQVSAFDLGDVRVIPHLLHDKYLNEGTISNCQKALYQDENSDYHVSPLSITEDVCDGFYANYPDKGIFGIGGDHSISYPLTKAYLKAKRDQGKRTAIIHFDAHTDLLVERLGIDLCFGSWCTHILEFLPAPHHLIQFGIRSSGKSKQHWESTFGVKQHWANEIREQGAEAIVAQVIEQLKEDKVDELYVSFDIDALDEQFAAATGTPESGGMTPDEAMTILTALSKEFPITGADMMEIAPFTDSSLAGLSSSETTLREGAKLSAFLIDAINKG
- a CDS encoding VF530 family DNA-binding protein, which encodes MSGSQPNNPLHGVKLQDIVERLVEQLGWQAMAEAVDINCFKKDPSVKSSLKFLRKTPWARDKVEALYLDTFHGFSWPEIKKP
- a CDS encoding DUF1496 domain-containing protein, which encodes MKNKLICFLFTILLIPLKGVAYGNETNLYLEQLQAVCWYQDLRYTEGAVIKQAEMLYVCTHRYKNQPQSPLIWLKLDDKGEPIRVEMKGKIRVH
- a CDS encoding DUF2189 domain-containing protein, producing MPTTQSIDKHTEFARCFESNKLSPLVAFHWLALAFKDIARAPLLSLIYGLVFTTIPAAIMWLAFEVDSHLVILPAAVAFALIGPAFAAGLYDVAWELEKGHKPTLGHSLKSMFRNPAGEWGFAILLMVIMIVWMRLAALIHALYPNVPNPNFEQLSAFLGLGTLVGGILVVTVFAISAFTPQIMMERRVDIMTAVVSSIHAVRSNAAAMIVWGATIGVLVIVGFLTGTAGFIVIMPLLAYASWHGYIATIKTKKPRKYE
- the hmgA gene encoding homogentisate 1,2-dioxygenase codes for the protein MSAEFEYMSGFGNEFETEALPGALPVGQFSPQKVKYDLYAEQYNTTAFTAPRAENRRNWFYRIRPSVVQGDYQAMDNGLLRTAPITEVPTPPTMLRWNPVEVPAEKTDFVDGLVTMAANGSANGQAGIGIHVYVANASMEGRYFYNADGELLFVPQLGELVLHTECGKLAIKPGEIAVIPRGIKFRVELLSEQVRGYICENYGNPYILPERGPVGANGYTNERDFLYPVASFEDLEGDFELVAKFNGNLFRCDIGHSPLDVVAWTGNSAPYKYDLARFNVMNTVSFDHPDPSIFTVLTSPSGTPGVANVDFVIFPPRWMVAEDTFRPPYYHRNIMSEFMGLIEGVYDAKEHGFVPGGMSLHNCMSPHGPEADVFEKASNAELEPQRYENTLAFMFESRYVISPTKYALEGKERQPNYLDCWKGIKKYYKGA
- the udp gene encoding uridine phosphorylase, which encodes MEKVFHLGLSKADLNGATLAIVPGDPKRSERIASQLDNPKCLAQTREFHVYLGDIKGQSIVICSTGIGGPSTSIAIEELAQLGVNTFLRIGTTGAIQPHINEGDILVSTASVRLDGASQHFAPLAYPAVSDFHCTAAMVEACEHMGVTYHTGITASSDTFYPGQERYDTYSGYVPKAFQGSCEEWQKLNVMNYEMESATLFTMCAALGLKAACVAGVLVNRTRQEIPNVDHQMVEKNAVSVVIKAAELVLDKAKQA
- a CDS encoding MarR family winged helix-turn-helix transcriptional regulator; its protein translation is MAFDINEFLPYRMVRLANAMSEAFSEVYEQAGLTVPQWRVLVHLAQHPGATAKQLCDLASMDKSTVSRAIKQLQQQSMLVAQQSETDKRATEMHLTPQGVALYETLTPEALAWESKLLSELNPEEKQALLIMMQKLEGHFLTR